One Prunus dulcis chromosome 8, ALMONDv2, whole genome shotgun sequence DNA window includes the following coding sequences:
- the LOC117637065 gene encoding probable glutamyl endopeptidase, chloroplastic isoform X1: protein MNDRMLVHKVYHRLSLLSLTPHTLPLKPVQFPSVLSPASIRARPLNGTVRSLRTTAVMATSRLRNLVPVNAVASEDGSGGASNGSVSSTAATTALEDEEDSTLGVRYRLPPQEIKDIVDAPPLPALSFSPHRDKILFLKRRSLPPLAELARPEEKLAGVRIDGKCNTRTRMSFYTGIGIHQLLPDGTLGPEIEVHGFPDGAKINFVTWSPDGRHLAFTIRFDEEESTSSKLKVWVAQVETGIARPLFKSDEIFLNAVFDNFVWVNDSSLLVCTIPLSRGDPPKKPWVPFGPKIQSNEQKSIIQVRTFQDLLKDEYDEDLFDYYATTQLVLASLDGTVKEIAPPAVYTSMDPSPDHKYLLISSIHRPYSFTVPCGRFPKKVDLWTADGKFIRELCDLPLAEDIPIAFNSVRRGMRSINWRADKPSTLYWVETQDEGDAKVDVSPRDIIYTQPAEPLEDEGPTILHKLDLRYGGISWSDDSLALVYESWYKTRRTRTWVISPGSNDVSPRILFDRSFEDVYSDPGSPMLRRTPAGTYVLAKVKKENEEGTYVLLNGNGATPEGNIPFLDLFDINTGNKERIWKSDKEKYYETVVALMSDEKEGDLPIDHLKILTSKESKTENTQYYILRWPEKKAFQITNFPHPYPQLASLQKEMVKYQRKDGVQLTATLYLPPGYDPSRDGPLPCLVWSYPGEFKSKEAAGQVRGSPNEFAGIGPTSALLWLARRFAILSGPTIPIIGEGDDEANDRYVEQLVASAEAAVEEVVRRGVAHPNKIAVGGHSYGAFMTANLLAHAPHLFSCGIARSGAYNRTLTPFGFQNEDRTLWEATSTYVKMSPFMSANKIKKPILLIHGEEDSNSGTLTMQSDRFFNALKGHGALCRLVILPYESHGYASRESIMHVLWETDRWLQKYCVSHTSTVNVDPDASKDNPGTVSTDSESKAIAASGGSGPEVSNTEHEGFDSLPRSLLW, encoded by the exons atgaatGATAGGATGCTCGTTCACAAAGTCTACCATCgcctttctcttctctccctcACTCCACACACTCTCCCTTTAAAACCCGTCCAATTCCCATCGGTCCTTTCACCCGCGAGCATCAGGGCACGTCCCTTAAACGGCACCGTAAGGTCCCTCAGAACTACCGCCGTCATGGCCACCTCTAGGCTCCGCAACCTCGTCCCTGTCAACGCCGTCGCTTCGGAGGATGGCAGTGGCGGAGCCTCCAACGGCTCTGTCTCTTCTACCGCAGCTACCACTGCACTTGAAGATGAAG AAGACTCCACGTTGGGAGTTAGATATCGTCTTCCTCCacaagaaattaaagataTCGTGGATGCTCCACCACTTCCCGCCTTGTCATTCTCACCACATAGGGATAAGATACTGTTTCTCAAGCGGAGATCTTTGCCGCCATTGGCAGAACTTGCTAGACCCGAGGAAAAGCTGGCCGGCGTTCGTATTGACGGAAAATGCAATACAAGGACTCGGATGTCGTTTTACACGGGCATTGGGATCCATCAATTGTTGCCTGATGGTACCCTTGGGCCCGAAATAGAGGTACATGGATTCCCTGATGGTGCTAAGATCAATTTCGTTACTTGGTCCCCGGATGGTCGCCATTTAGCCTTCACCATCCGATTTGATGAGGAGGAAAGTACCAGTAGTAAGCTTAAAGTGTGGGTTGCCCAAGTGGAAACGGGGATCGCTAGACCTTTGTTTAAGTCAgacgaaatatttttgaaTGCCGTTTTTGACAATTTCGTTTGGGTGAATGATTCTTCTTTGCTAGTTTGCACCATTCCCCTGTCGCGTGGAGACCCGCCAAAGAAACCTTGGGTTCCTTTTGGACCAAAAATTCAATCTAACGAGCAGAAAAGCATTATCCAAGTTAGGACCTTCCAGGATTTGCTGAAGGATGAGTATGATGAAGATTTGTTTGACTACTATGCCACGACACAActtgttttggcttctttggATGGGACGGTGAAGGAAATTGCTCCTCCGGCTGTATATACATCAATGGACCCCTCCCCAGATCATAAATACCTTTTAATTAGTTCAATTCACAGACCATACTCTTTCACTGTACCATGCGGAAGATTTCCCAAGAAGGTGGATCTGTGGACAGCTGATGGGAAGTTTATTAGAGAGCTTTGTGATTTGCCTCTTGCTGAGGACATACCCATTGCATTCAACAGTGTGCGAAGAGGGATGCGTTCAATCAACTGGAGAGCAGATAAACCATCAACACTCTACTG GGTGGAGACCCAAGATGAAGGAGATGCGAAAGTGGACGTTTCTCCACGCGATATAATTTATACACAGCCTGCTGAGCCACTAGAAGATGAAGGGCCAACGATCTTGCACAAACTTGATCTCCGCTATGG AGGGATTTCTTGGTCTGATGATTCATTGGCTCTAGTTTATGAGTCTTGGTACAAAACACGGAGAACGAGAACCTGGGTGATTTCTCCTGGATCGAATGATGTCAGTCCGCGCATCCTATTTGATAGGTCGTTCGAAGATGTATATTCAGATCCTGGCTCTCCTATGCTGCGGAGAACTCCTGCTGGGACGTATGTGCTTGCAAAagttaagaaagaaaatgaggaAGGCACTTATGTACTACTGAATGGAAATGGTGCTACACCAGAGGGAAACATCCCATTCTTGGATTTGTTTGACAT AAATACAGGCAATAAAGAAAGAATATGGAAGAGTGACAAAGAAAAGTATTACGAGACTGTTGTTGCTTTGATGTCTGATGAGAAAGAAGGAGATCTGCCCATTGATCACTTGAAAATATTGACTTCCAAAGagtcaaaaactgaaaacaccCAGTATTATATCCTACGCTGGCCAGAAAAGAAAGCATTCCAAATTACAAATTTCCCTCATCCATATCCACAGCTGGCATCATTACAGAAAGAGATGGTCAAGTACCAGAGAAAGGATGGGGTTCAACTGACTGCAACGTTATACCTTCCACCAGGCTATGATCCATCCAGAGATGGCCCTCTTCCATGTCTAGTCTGGTCTTACCCTGGAGAATTCAAAAGCAAAGAGGCTGCTGGACAAGTTCGTGGTTCTCCCAATGAATTTGCTGGCATAGGTCCAACATCCGCTCTCCTCTGGCTAGCTCGAAG GTTTGCTATTCTATCTGGACCAACAATTCCTATAATTGGCGAGGGTgatgatgaagcaaatgaTAG GTATGTGGAGCAATTGGTTGCAAGCGCAGAGGCTGCTGTGGAGGAAGTTGTTCGACGAGGA GTTGCTCATCCAAACAAAATTGCTGTTGGGGGACATTCATATGGGGCATTCATGACTGCAAACCTCTTGGCACATGCCCCTCATCTTTTCTCTTGCGGAATTGCTCGATCTGGTGCTTACAACAGAACACTTACTCCTTTTGGTTTTCAG AATGAGGATAGAACTCTTTGGGAGGCGACTAGTACTTATGTAAAAATGAGTCCTTTCATGTCAGctaataaaattaagaaaccaATCTTGCTTATCCATGGAGAAGAAGACAGTAATTCCGGAACATTAACCATGCAG TCGGATCGTTTCTTTAATGCTCTGAAAGGTCATGGTGCTCTTTGCCGCCTTGTGATTCTTCCCTACGAGAGCCATGGCTATGCTTCAAGAGAGAGCATCATGCATGTGCTGTGGGAAACTGATAGATGGTTGCAGAAATATTGCGTGTCACACACTTCCACTGTAAATGTAGATCCTGATGCGAGTAAAGACAACCCAGGCACAGTATCTACAGATTCTGAAAGCAAAGCAATTGCTGCTAGTGGAGGCAGTGGCCCAGAGGTGTCAAATACTGAGCATGAAGGATTTGACTCGTTGCCAAGGTCATTGTTATGGTAA
- the LOC117637065 gene encoding probable glutamyl endopeptidase, chloroplastic isoform X5, producing MNDRMLVHKVYHRLSLLSLTPHTLPLKPVQFPSVLSPASIRARPLNGTVRSLRTTAVMATSRLRNLVPVNAVASEDGSGGASNGSVSSTAATTALEDEEDSTLGVRYRLPPQEIKDIVDAPPLPALSFSPHRDKILFLKRRSLPPLAELARPEEKLAGVRIDGKCNTRTRMSFYTGIGIHQLLPDGTLGPEIEVHGFPDGAKINFVTWSPDGRHLAFTIRFDEEESTSSKLKVWVAQVETGIARPLFKSDEIFLNAVFDNFVWVNDSSLLVCTIPLSRGDPPKKPWVPFGPKIQSNEQKSIIQVRTFQDLLKDEYDEDLFDYYATTQLVLASLDGTVKEIAPPAVYTSMDPSPDHKYLLISSIHRPYSFTVPCGRFPKKVDLWTADGKFIRELCDLPLAEDIPIAFNSVRRGMRSINWRADKPSTLYWVETQDEGDAKVDVSPRDIIYTQPAEPLEDEGPTILHKLDLRYGGISWSDDSLALVYESWYKTRRTRTWVISPGSNDVSPRILFDRSFEDVYSDPGSPMLRRTPAGTYVLAKVKKENEEGTYVLLNGNGATPEGNIPFLDLFDINTGNKERIWKSDKEKYYETVVALMSDEKEGDLPIDHLKILTSKESKTENTQYYILRWPEKKAFQITNFPHPYPQLASLQKEMVKYQRKDGVQLTATLYLPPGYDPSRDGPLPCLVWSYPGEFKSKEAAGQVRGSPNEFAGIGPTSALLWLARRFAILSGPTIPIIGEGDDEANDRYVEQLVASAEAAVEEVVRRGVAHPNKIAVGGHSYGAFMTANLLAHAPHLFSCGIARSGAYNRTLTPFGFQVPYQKLI from the exons atgaatGATAGGATGCTCGTTCACAAAGTCTACCATCgcctttctcttctctccctcACTCCACACACTCTCCCTTTAAAACCCGTCCAATTCCCATCGGTCCTTTCACCCGCGAGCATCAGGGCACGTCCCTTAAACGGCACCGTAAGGTCCCTCAGAACTACCGCCGTCATGGCCACCTCTAGGCTCCGCAACCTCGTCCCTGTCAACGCCGTCGCTTCGGAGGATGGCAGTGGCGGAGCCTCCAACGGCTCTGTCTCTTCTACCGCAGCTACCACTGCACTTGAAGATGAAG AAGACTCCACGTTGGGAGTTAGATATCGTCTTCCTCCacaagaaattaaagataTCGTGGATGCTCCACCACTTCCCGCCTTGTCATTCTCACCACATAGGGATAAGATACTGTTTCTCAAGCGGAGATCTTTGCCGCCATTGGCAGAACTTGCTAGACCCGAGGAAAAGCTGGCCGGCGTTCGTATTGACGGAAAATGCAATACAAGGACTCGGATGTCGTTTTACACGGGCATTGGGATCCATCAATTGTTGCCTGATGGTACCCTTGGGCCCGAAATAGAGGTACATGGATTCCCTGATGGTGCTAAGATCAATTTCGTTACTTGGTCCCCGGATGGTCGCCATTTAGCCTTCACCATCCGATTTGATGAGGAGGAAAGTACCAGTAGTAAGCTTAAAGTGTGGGTTGCCCAAGTGGAAACGGGGATCGCTAGACCTTTGTTTAAGTCAgacgaaatatttttgaaTGCCGTTTTTGACAATTTCGTTTGGGTGAATGATTCTTCTTTGCTAGTTTGCACCATTCCCCTGTCGCGTGGAGACCCGCCAAAGAAACCTTGGGTTCCTTTTGGACCAAAAATTCAATCTAACGAGCAGAAAAGCATTATCCAAGTTAGGACCTTCCAGGATTTGCTGAAGGATGAGTATGATGAAGATTTGTTTGACTACTATGCCACGACACAActtgttttggcttctttggATGGGACGGTGAAGGAAATTGCTCCTCCGGCTGTATATACATCAATGGACCCCTCCCCAGATCATAAATACCTTTTAATTAGTTCAATTCACAGACCATACTCTTTCACTGTACCATGCGGAAGATTTCCCAAGAAGGTGGATCTGTGGACAGCTGATGGGAAGTTTATTAGAGAGCTTTGTGATTTGCCTCTTGCTGAGGACATACCCATTGCATTCAACAGTGTGCGAAGAGGGATGCGTTCAATCAACTGGAGAGCAGATAAACCATCAACACTCTACTG GGTGGAGACCCAAGATGAAGGAGATGCGAAAGTGGACGTTTCTCCACGCGATATAATTTATACACAGCCTGCTGAGCCACTAGAAGATGAAGGGCCAACGATCTTGCACAAACTTGATCTCCGCTATGG AGGGATTTCTTGGTCTGATGATTCATTGGCTCTAGTTTATGAGTCTTGGTACAAAACACGGAGAACGAGAACCTGGGTGATTTCTCCTGGATCGAATGATGTCAGTCCGCGCATCCTATTTGATAGGTCGTTCGAAGATGTATATTCAGATCCTGGCTCTCCTATGCTGCGGAGAACTCCTGCTGGGACGTATGTGCTTGCAAAagttaagaaagaaaatgaggaAGGCACTTATGTACTACTGAATGGAAATGGTGCTACACCAGAGGGAAACATCCCATTCTTGGATTTGTTTGACAT AAATACAGGCAATAAAGAAAGAATATGGAAGAGTGACAAAGAAAAGTATTACGAGACTGTTGTTGCTTTGATGTCTGATGAGAAAGAAGGAGATCTGCCCATTGATCACTTGAAAATATTGACTTCCAAAGagtcaaaaactgaaaacaccCAGTATTATATCCTACGCTGGCCAGAAAAGAAAGCATTCCAAATTACAAATTTCCCTCATCCATATCCACAGCTGGCATCATTACAGAAAGAGATGGTCAAGTACCAGAGAAAGGATGGGGTTCAACTGACTGCAACGTTATACCTTCCACCAGGCTATGATCCATCCAGAGATGGCCCTCTTCCATGTCTAGTCTGGTCTTACCCTGGAGAATTCAAAAGCAAAGAGGCTGCTGGACAAGTTCGTGGTTCTCCCAATGAATTTGCTGGCATAGGTCCAACATCCGCTCTCCTCTGGCTAGCTCGAAG GTTTGCTATTCTATCTGGACCAACAATTCCTATAATTGGCGAGGGTgatgatgaagcaaatgaTAG GTATGTGGAGCAATTGGTTGCAAGCGCAGAGGCTGCTGTGGAGGAAGTTGTTCGACGAGGA GTTGCTCATCCAAACAAAATTGCTGTTGGGGGACATTCATATGGGGCATTCATGACTGCAAACCTCTTGGCACATGCCCCTCATCTTTTCTCTTGCGGAATTGCTCGATCTGGTGCTTACAACAGAACACTTACTCCTTTTGGTTTTCAGGTACCTTACCAGAAGttgatttaa